The Nitrospiraceae bacterium sequence CCCCCTTTTGGCGCCCATTTAAGCGCCCCCCTCCTGAGCGATGTGACCCAAGTGATTCAACGCACCTATGACACGGGGATGAAACTGGCCTTTCCTGTGATGGGGGCCACCTTTTTGGTTCATTTCATCATGGGGATTCTTGGCCGCCTGGTTCCCCAGATGAATGTGATGCTCACCAGTTTTCCCATTACGATTGCGGTCGGGTTGTTGGTGTTAGGCCTGGGCTTGCCCTTCATCGCCTTGGTTTTTCAAGACTCCATTGTCGGGATGGAAACGGTCCTGTGGGACTTACTACAGGAATTAGGGCATGGCTGAGAATAAAGACGGGGCGGATAAATCCGAGCAACCGAGTCCGAAGCGTTTAGCGGAGGCTCGTCGCAAAGGCCAAGTGCCGATGACCCGGGAATTGCCTTCGTTGTTTGTGTTGTTGGGCGGGGTTGGGCTGCTGTCTCTGTGGGCGCCTCACGCCTTTGTCCAATTTTTTGATCATTACCGACAGTGGTTGGCCCAGGCCGGAACCCTTCATTTAGATGCGCAGTCGACACATGCCTTGTTGTTAAATATTGCCTATCAGGCTTTTGTTCCCCTCATTCCGTTCGGGCTCCTGGTCGGGGTATTCGCCTTTCTCGCCGTTATCCTTCAAACGGGACCGCTGTGGATTGAAGAGGCCTTACAACCCAAGCCCTCCAAATTGAATCCCTCCAATGGGTTGAAGCGCATTTTTTCCTGGAAAGGCGTCGTCGACCTTTTAAAGTCCTTGCTCAAATTAGCAGGGGTGAGTGGCATTGCCTATCTGATTCTGTCTCATAACCTGCTCGCCATTGTTCAACTTCCCCTCCTGGAGTTAACGGAGGCGGTTGGGGGCGTGTGGGGTCTCCTGGAGAATATTACATGGTCGGTCGGAGGGTCCCTGCTCCTGTTGGCGATCATCGATTTCGTCTATCAGCGGTGGCAGCATATTGAAGATCACAAGATGACGAAACAGGAAGTAAAAGACGAGTCAAAGGATGTGGAAGGTGATCCGCAGATTCGATCCCGCCGGCTCAGTTTACAACGGGAACGCGCCCGACAACGAATGTTGCAGGCGGTGCCTAAAGCCGATGTGGTGATTACCAACCCTACGCACGTGGCGGTGGCACTCAGGTATGAAACAGGAAAAATGGACGCTCCGGTGGTGGTGGCGAAGGGCGCCGGATTTATGGCGGAGAAGATTAAGCAAATCGCGCGTCATGCGAACGTGCCGATTATTGAAAACCGGAGTTTGGCTCGAGGTCTGTATAAGGCGGTGAAAATCGGCCAAGAAGTGCCTAGTGCGTTGTATCAGGCGGCCGCCGAGGTGTTGGCCTACGTGTATCGCCTGAAGAAAATGCATGGGGGAGATTGAAGACGTGAAGCGTGAAAAGTGAAAAGGAAGACGAAAAAAATCAAAAGGAATCAGAAAAAAAACAGACTTTTTCCATTTCTTCTTCACTGGTGTCTTCTCGATTTTCACTTTTGGCTTTCCACCCCTGACATAGCAAGAGTGTTAGCAGAGTCCGATGGAGGCAGTTGGGCAATCTTTGTGAGAGCGGTAACCGATCAGGGCACGCATGGCATTTGATTCTCAAAAATTACGAGACGAACTGACTCCCGCGCATTATGGGGATGTTCTTTTGCCGATCGGGGTGGTGGGGATGCTCCTCCTCATGCTCTTACCCCTTCCCTCATTTCTGTTGGACCTTTTTTTATCCTTCAGTATTACGCTGGCTGTCTTGATTTTACTCGTGACCATGCATGCCGGGCGTCCTGCAGAATTTTCCGTCTTCCCCTCGGTGGTGTTACTCACCACGTTGTTCCGGCTTGCACTGAACATTGCTTCGACGAGGGCCATTCTCATGCATGGAAACGAAGGCCCCGCTGCCGCCGGGCAGGTCATTGCCGTGTTCGGGGAGTTTGTGGTCGGGGGGAATTATGCGGTGGGCATTGTGGTTTTCTCCATTCTGGTCATTATCAATTTCGTCGTGATCACGAAGGGGGCCACCCGTATTGCGGAAGTTGCCGCGCGGTTTACCCTGGATGCGATGCCCGGCCGGCAAATGAGTATCGATGCGGATCTGAATGCGGGAATCATTGACGAAGGCGAGGCCCGGAAACGCCGGGAGGCCATTTCACAGGAAGCCGATTTTTACGGATCGATGGACGGTGCCAGTAAGTTTGTCCGGGGCGATGCGATTGCCGCGCTGCTCATTATCTTCATCAACGTCATCGGGGGGTTGGGCATCGGCGTGCTGGAGCATGGGATGTCCATCATTGAAGCTGCCAAACGCTTCACCCTGCTGACCGTCGGGGACGCCATTGTGGCTCAAATCCCTGCCCTGATTATGTCGACGGCCGCCGGTATTATCGTGACGAGGGTTTCGACCAAAACCAGCCTTGGACGTGATTTAACCGACCAAATCTTTTTTAATCCCCATCTTGTGGCTGCCGTGGCGGGCATGTTGTTCTTTTTAGGATTTCTTCCCGGGCTGCCGCATGTCGCGTTTTTAATGTTGGGAACCATGACAGCCGGTCTTGCCTATGTGTTGTGGAATCAGAAGCAGGAGGCCGCTCGGCTAAAAAATCTTCCCAAGAAAAAAGATCCGGCGACCTCTTCCGGCACGGAATCGGTCGATTCCGTGACTCCTCCTGACCTTCTGGAATTGCATGTCGGTTATGGGCTTGTGCCGTTTGTTGATCAAGCTCAGGGAGGAGAGTTGCTGGAACGGATTCGGGCTATCCGGCGCCAAACGGCTCTTGATATGGGATTTGTCGTACCCGCCGTGCATATTCGGGATAATCTCCAGCTCAAACCCCATGAGTATAATATTTTGTTGAAGGGGATTCAGGTCGCCAAGGGAGAATTGGTGCCCCGGCATTTATTGGCCATCAATCCCGGTCATGCCAAAAAGGGCCTGCAAGGAAAGCCGGGAAAAGATCCGTGTTTCGGATTGCCGGCCGTCTGGATTGCTCCGACAGAAAAAGAGCGTGCTCAAATGGATGGCTATACGGTCGTTGATGGCCCGGCCATTATTGCCACGCATATGACCGAATTTATTAAAACGAATGGGCATGAATTGCTGGGTCGGCAAGAGGTCCAGAATTTGCTGGATAACCTCGCTAAGACGTATCCCAAGGTGGTGGATGACTTGATTCCGACTCAAATATCGTTAGGAGCGGTGGTGAGAATCCTCAAGAATCTCTTACGGGAACGAGTGTCGATCCGTGATTTGCGGACCATTCTGGAGACTGTTGCGGATTACACCACTCAGAGTAAGGATCCTGACACCCTGACCGAATATGCTCGGCAAAATTTATCCAGAACGATTTCGTCCCAATACGCCAATCCCGACGGATTGCTGCAGGTGATTAGTCTGGATCCGGTACTGGATCGCCGCTTGATGGAGGCGATGCGGCCGAGTGGAAATGGAGAGCAGGGTGGGTTGCCTCCCAGTTTGTTGAATCAGGTGATTGTGTCGGTCCGTCAGGCCATTGAGCGAGTCGTGAGTCAAGGATATCAACCCGTGCTGTTATGTTCCCAGTCGATTCGATCCCAACTGTATCGCTTAGTCTCGCCGGGCGTGCATGCCCTGGCGGTCCTTTCGCCGAATGAGTTGGACCCTAAAACTCAAATTCAAGCTATTGAAGTTGTGAGGATGCCACATGAAGCTGAAACGGTTTGAGGCCCTTTCATTACAAGAAGCTCTCCAAGCGGTCAAAGCCGAACTGGGACCTGAGGCGGTCATCGTTTCGTCGCGTCGTATTCAAAAAGGGGGAGGCTTGTTCGGTCTGCTTAGTCAGTCCGTCATTGAGGTCACCGCGGCGGTGGATCGTTCGGCCCAGGCGGAGGAAGGTCCTGCCGCACGCGTTGATCGCTCCCTTCAGAACCTTTTGGCCAAACGTGTTGTGCCTGAGGAGCCGGTTCGTCAACGGGGACAGCCCAAAACGGATGCCAGTTTTTCGGAAGCTCTCCAGGTGGCGACGGTGCTCGATCCCGTGACTCAGAACCTTCATGAGATGCGCCAGGAAATTCAACGGTTGCGGGAGGAGCAACAAGATCCTGAACGGGTGTTAGGGCCCTTGCGACAAGAATTAGAAGGCTTGCGGATTGTGGTGGGACAAGTCTTGGGAAGTCAGATGGACAAACGTGTTGAGGGGTTACCCGGAGACGTGATGGACGTCTACCAGTCCATGGTGAGTCAGGGCGTGACTCCTCAGACAGCGCATCATCTGCTTCGTGCGGTAGTGGAAACGCTCGGGACTGCCGGGGTGGGAAATCGGGAAGCCATGAAAAGTCTGTTATGGGAACGGATGGAGGAGACCGTAGCCGTCTCGGGTCCATCAATTTCCAAGCATTATGGCCAAAAAGTGATGATGATGGTTGGGCCGACAGGCGTGGGGAAAACGACGACCATTGCCAAGCTGGCAGGGTTGGCCCGACAACAGGATGAGCATCGGCGAACCGTGTTGATTACCTTGGATACGTATCGTGTGGCAGCGGTGGAGCAACTCCGGGTGTTTGCAAAAATTTTAAAAATTCCTTTGGAGGTGGCCGTATCCCACAAGGATTTTATGGAATGCATGGGACGCCATCAGCATGCCGATTTGCTGTTGATCGACACGGCGGGGCGAAGCCCAAAGGATCAAGCCGGGTATGACGAATTACTCGCGATCACCAGAGGACAATTACACGTCGAAACGCATCTGGTGTTAGCCGCTCCGATGGCCGAGTCGGTGCAGATGGACGCCATTCGCCGCTATCAATCGGTTCCTATCCATAAGCTCATCATCACGAAACTGGATGAGGTCTCGAGCGGGGGCGGTCTGTATAACGTCTTGTCACAGACGGGACTGCCGGTTTCGTATCTCTCTGCCGGACAGCGTGTGCCTGAAGACTTAGAAATCGCCACCCGGACACGCCTCATCGAATTGGCTTGGGGCCACTCACCAGGCCAGGTCCTTCAAGAACGTGTGCCGGTCACGGGGGTGGCGCACTAATGGCCGGGTCATTATCCACACCGGTTCTGGTGCCCGGCGTTCCGGCCCAACGACCACTGGATCAAGCCAGTGGATTGCGTGCAGCCATGACCTCCAACCCACAGGATCCTTCACGGATTCAGGTGATTGCGGTCAGTTCCGGAAAAGGCGGAGTAGGAAAAAGTAATGTCGTCGCGAATTTAGCGGTGGCTGCAGCCCGGCAGGGACGGAAGGTGTTGATCATGGATGCGGATCTGGCCTTAGGAAACGTCGACATCCTCCTGGGCCTCACTCCGCAGTATACGATTGAGGATGTTCTCTCCGGGCAGCGAGGGTTGAAGGACGTCCTCGTGACCGGGCCCGAAGGTATTCGCCTGTTGCCGGCGACCTCCGGAGGCCAGGCATTTACTCAGCTGACGCATGAGCAGCAACTTCATTTGCAATCGGCGTTCCTTCAGTTGGCGTCTCCGCCGGATTTGCTGCTTATTGATTGTGCGGCAGGGATTTCGGCCAATGTGCTGTACTTCAGTGTAGTGGCCCACGAAACACTGGTAGTGGTATCGCCCGACCCGACGTCTCTGACGGATGCGTATGCCCTGGTCAAAATTCTTTCCACCCGTTATCACTTACGCACATTCCGCATGCTGGTCAATAAAGTGAAGCATACTCAGGAAGGCAAAGATGTGTTTCGGAAGTTGAGTCTGGTGACGGATCGGTTTTTAAATATTTCGCTCGATTACCTCGGCTGTGTTCCCGCAGACGATTATGTGACCATGGCCGTGGCCCAACAACGCGCGGTGTGCGATGTCTATCCCCGCGCCCCGGCGAGTCGAGCCTTTTCTTCGTTGGTGAAGACCCTCAATGATTGGAGAGGAGATAGTTCCTGGCATGGGGGCTTTCAACTCTTCGGTCCTGCAGCTTTGGGAGCCACTCGAACTGTGACGGAAGGATAACCTATGAAACGTGGCGCGGTAACAACGGTTTCAGAGAGCCCGGTTTCGGAGAAACCGGCATCGTTGAATCCGACGAAACTTTCGCTTTCCACCCAGGAGCGTGAGACGTTGGTTCAGGAGTTTTTGCCGGTAATTAAATACATGGCTATGCGAATGGCCATGCGAGCGTCGAGTGGGCTCAATGTGGAAGATCTCATGAGTGCCGGAATGGTTGGGCTTCTGGATGCTCTGACGAAATTCGATCCTTCACGAGAAATAAAATTTCGTACCTATGCCGAGTTTCGTATTCGTGGAGCGATGCTTGATGAAATCCGGGCGATGGACTGGGTCCCGCGGTCTCTTCGGGAACGCATCGGGAAAATTCAGCATGCAGCCAATGA is a genomic window containing:
- the flhB gene encoding flagellar biosynthesis protein FlhB, whose amino-acid sequence is MAENKDGADKSEQPSPKRLAEARRKGQVPMTRELPSLFVLLGGVGLLSLWAPHAFVQFFDHYRQWLAQAGTLHLDAQSTHALLLNIAYQAFVPLIPFGLLVGVFAFLAVILQTGPLWIEEALQPKPSKLNPSNGLKRIFSWKGVVDLLKSLLKLAGVSGIAYLILSHNLLAIVQLPLLELTEAVGGVWGLLENITWSVGGSLLLLAIIDFVYQRWQHIEDHKMTKQEVKDESKDVEGDPQIRSRRLSLQRERARQRMLQAVPKADVVITNPTHVAVALRYETGKMDAPVVVAKGAGFMAEKIKQIARHANVPIIENRSLARGLYKAVKIGQEVPSALYQAAAEVLAYVYRLKKMHGGD
- the flhF gene encoding flagellar biosynthesis protein FlhF — encoded protein: MKLKRFEALSLQEALQAVKAELGPEAVIVSSRRIQKGGGLFGLLSQSVIEVTAAVDRSAQAEEGPAARVDRSLQNLLAKRVVPEEPVRQRGQPKTDASFSEALQVATVLDPVTQNLHEMRQEIQRLREEQQDPERVLGPLRQELEGLRIVVGQVLGSQMDKRVEGLPGDVMDVYQSMVSQGVTPQTAHHLLRAVVETLGTAGVGNREAMKSLLWERMEETVAVSGPSISKHYGQKVMMMVGPTGVGKTTTIAKLAGLARQQDEHRRTVLITLDTYRVAAVEQLRVFAKILKIPLEVAVSHKDFMECMGRHQHADLLLIDTAGRSPKDQAGYDELLAITRGQLHVETHLVLAAPMAESVQMDAIRRYQSVPIHKLIITKLDEVSSGGGLYNVLSQTGLPVSYLSAGQRVPEDLEIATRTRLIELAWGHSPGQVLQERVPVTGVAH
- a CDS encoding MinD/ParA family protein; its protein translation is MAGSLSTPVLVPGVPAQRPLDQASGLRAAMTSNPQDPSRIQVIAVSSGKGGVGKSNVVANLAVAAARQGRKVLIMDADLALGNVDILLGLTPQYTIEDVLSGQRGLKDVLVTGPEGIRLLPATSGGQAFTQLTHEQQLHLQSAFLQLASPPDLLLIDCAAGISANVLYFSVVAHETLVVVSPDPTSLTDAYALVKILSTRYHLRTFRMLVNKVKHTQEGKDVFRKLSLVTDRFLNISLDYLGCVPADDYVTMAVAQQRAVCDVYPRAPASRAFSSLVKTLNDWRGDSSWHGGFQLFGPAALGATRTVTEG
- the flhA gene encoding flagellar biosynthesis protein FlhA, which translates into the protein MAFDSQKLRDELTPAHYGDVLLPIGVVGMLLLMLLPLPSFLLDLFLSFSITLAVLILLVTMHAGRPAEFSVFPSVVLLTTLFRLALNIASTRAILMHGNEGPAAAGQVIAVFGEFVVGGNYAVGIVVFSILVIINFVVITKGATRIAEVAARFTLDAMPGRQMSIDADLNAGIIDEGEARKRREAISQEADFYGSMDGASKFVRGDAIAALLIIFINVIGGLGIGVLEHGMSIIEAAKRFTLLTVGDAIVAQIPALIMSTAAGIIVTRVSTKTSLGRDLTDQIFFNPHLVAAVAGMLFFLGFLPGLPHVAFLMLGTMTAGLAYVLWNQKQEAARLKNLPKKKDPATSSGTESVDSVTPPDLLELHVGYGLVPFVDQAQGGELLERIRAIRRQTALDMGFVVPAVHIRDNLQLKPHEYNILLKGIQVAKGELVPRHLLAINPGHAKKGLQGKPGKDPCFGLPAVWIAPTEKERAQMDGYTVVDGPAIIATHMTEFIKTNGHELLGRQEVQNLLDNLAKTYPKVVDDLIPTQISLGAVVRILKNLLRERVSIRDLRTILETVADYTTQSKDPDTLTEYARQNLSRTISSQYANPDGLLQVISLDPVLDRRLMEAMRPSGNGEQGGLPPSLLNQVIVSVRQAIERVVSQGYQPVLLCSQSIRSQLYRLVSPGVHALAVLSPNELDPKTQIQAIEVVRMPHEAETV